A window of Ignisphaera sp. contains these coding sequences:
- a CDS encoding RNA methyltransferase: MKIDEVDVYRRYMRPLRTKPFISIAIPASVVSDAKTLREQTLKVGSIGRAAAIFRVENIFIYRDPDTDADHVKFIQSILNYMEVPPYMKKIVVPITQELRYVGLLPPLKTPHHVPPEIFDTQYREGIVISRSESKCLIELGLDKKGVMRGRCPSVNTRVTVEIVHEDGRYYYVEIVDRESLDIYWGYRVQSISSLKEMLDLVYKNGYLIIVASKKGKPLYYLENYIVDDFRNKHNVLVVFGGPYLDVDEIAINEGIDIDKYANYIVNFVPRQGVENIRTEEAIVATLSILNYIKEKYINK, encoded by the coding sequence ATGAAGATAGATGAAGTAGATGTGTATAGAAGGTACATGAGGCCTCTTAGAACAAAACCATTCATATCTATAGCTATACCAGCATCAGTGGTATCAGATGCAAAGACTCTACGTGAACAGACACTAAAGGTAGGATCTATAGGTAGAGCTGCTGCAATATTTCGTGTCGAAAATATATTCATATACAGAGATCCAGATACAGATGCTGATCACGTGAAATTTATTCAAAGCATACTCAACTATATGGAGGTTCCACCATATATGAAGAAAATCGTTGTACCAATTACTCAAGAACTAAGGTATGTAGGACTTTTACCTCCACTTAAAACACCACACCATGTTCCTCCAGAGATATTTGATACACAATATCGTGAGGGTATCGTTATTAGTAGATCAGAGAGTAAATGCTTAATTGAGCTTGGTCTAGATAAGAAAGGTGTAATGAGAGGTAGATGCCCTAGTGTAAATACCCGGGTTACTGTAGAGATAGTTCATGAAGATGGTAGATATTATTATGTAGAGATTGTTGATAGAGAGTCTCTAGATATTTACTGGGGATATAGGGTGCAGAGCATAAGTTCTTTGAAAGAAATGCTTGATCTTGTGTATAAGAATGGTTATCTAATTATTGTAGCATCAAAGAAGGGTAAACCGTTATACTATTTAGAGAACTATATTGTAGATGATTTTAGAAATAAACATAATGTGTTAGTAGTCTTTGGAGGACCTTACCTAGATGTAGACGAGATAGCAATAAATGAGGGTATAGATATCGATAAGTATGCTAACTATATCGTTAACTTTGTACCTAGACAAGGAGTCGAAAATATAAGAACAGAAGAAGCCATAGTAGCTACCCTCTCAATACTTAATTACATTAAAGAGAAATATATCAATAAGTAG